The DNA sequence GGGcttatgagatggctcagaggttaagagcactggctgctcttccagaggtcctaagctcaattcccagcagccacatggtgccTCACTGTGCCAAGGATTTCCAATCTCTCTGACCCTGATGCTTCCACAGGCTCTTCACAGGGACCCTGTGTAAAGTGCAGAATGGAAAGAGCCAAGGGATCatgaggaggcagaagaaaaggatacactaaaagaaataaaggtaccTTTCAACTATAGAATCAGATGGGGCTTTTTGTCAATGCTTTCTCATCCTAGGGGTAACAGGATCCAAAGTAGGGACTAACAATTCAGAAAACATTCTACATCGAGGGTGCCATTGGAAAATCAAAATTGGAAAGAGGATACACGTGGGAATAAAAGTGTCAACCCATTAGAGCCTAAGTAATTAACAGAGAAATGAGACAAATGGAGATAACATAAACTATAATACAACAAAGTATTATATAGTAAAAATCtaaatattactaaatatataGATGAacagtaaaatacaaatataagataaatgtaataataataaaataatgtatataatgtacattATAAAATAATGCATACTTGAAGAATTTAGCTAGAATTTCCACCTACTGTAAggttctcaaaagaaataatcatAGTTTTGATAGAGATAAACTCTAAGTAAATCAGAGTTATCTATAGTacaaaaagaaatctggaaatcTTTCAACTCTCTAAATGCAGTGTTTTGATTAGCTATAGTATGAGATTAGACATAGAGTAGGGTGATGTAGCATAGTCTAGTCTGATAGGAAATGTATCCAGTGGTTAAAATATTATGTGCTGAACTGAAGGTGTTGCTCAGTGGTGAATGAAAGCCTGACCatcatgaagacttgagttctaAATCTCAAGGAAAAATTGCTGAAGTTGTGTCCAAACCTGGGATATAGTTTGAAAGTCAGCctctcagtttcccttctgtgGCTTCCTACTGCCCCCATGTGGTAGACTTAGCAAACTGGGCCAAggcctgcctgcatgcatgtgctacCAGGCATGACAACTTGATCTTCCTGCAGGACCTGTCACCTACAAAGTCCAGGCTCAAGAATCATGTGTGTTGTTCAGGTGGTGACTGTTattgttcttcttttttccaagacaggatttctctgtgtagccttgtctgtccagtatctcactttgtagaccaggctggcttcaaactcaaaagatccatatgcctctgcctccagagtgttgggatcaaaggcgtgtgtcACAACCACCCAGcatgaacatatttttttaatctaaacaaaaaaagaaaagaatttttaaaaaaatccctcacTACATAACgttttaagtaagtttacaaGTTTGTGTTGAGCTGCATTCATGGCTCCCACTGATCACATGTACCATTGGTCTGCAGGCTGAAGAATATGTCTCTAGAGGCCTTTTGTAGAAAGCCAGGGAGAATGTAGGGTCTAATGGAATGGAACTACATTTGGGGAAAGGTAAAAATGGCCCAGTCTATGAAGAAGAGTTGGTGTTGCTAACCTTCAGATATCTGGGACCAGGCTTAAAGCACACAGAAAGTGAGGTCACTGACAGATTCCATGCTTGTGGAAGGCAGACTGGAACATCAGGTGTACTGCATTAACCTTCCCTCCTGTCCTTTAGGAACAAAGTTTACCATGCACCTGAAGCTGGATTCGTGACCAGAATCCACAGGGATCGTCCTGTTTCTTTCCTCCCACAGCATGAATCTTACAAATATATGAAAACGTAATATGCTTTGAAACACAAAGTCAAAGGAACAATGGCAGTTTACACACAACTAAAGACAAGTTAATGGAATGAGAAAAGGGCTTAAGGAACAGAGCATATATAtcactaaataactaaataaagagTTCCTGGAAGTTTCAAGGAAGTTCTCCTATGTTATGTATGGAAGAACAAAACTTCAGGGTAGAATCCACAGGAGGAATATTTTGGAAGATGAAGGCTGAATTTCTCAAACAGATGAAAGACAAGACAAGATGAAGTTTCCAAACCCTAAGCAATATAATTAAAGAGCTTTTACACCCAAGGACACATTgcagaacattccagaagagcaaagaaagaagactggAAAAGAACCCAGGAGAAAGGATAAACAAGCCAAAAGACAGGGGAAATTTTACAGTTGTATTCTTTATACCATGGTACTGTCAAGGCAGTAGAATCATACCATCAAGATGTGAAATAAAAGTCCAGAAGtaggaggaagctccactcccaggcactctaacacacccaggatcagaggtgaggaggacataacatctgtcccaacactgggagtaactgggaccagtgggaccagacaaacaggaactctgccaagccagtggctcagatttctcgtggtctgtctgggctgtgtgtgtgtatacaagcatgcatgtgtgctgagGCTTTGTCTTTTACTGTGTATTAAAATGCAAGGCCTGGAGTCTTCACACAATCCCtgtgaccctgcccccagttcATTGTGATTGATAAGTGNNNNNNNNNNNNNNNNNNNNNNNNNNNNNNNNNNNNNNNNNNNNNNNNNNNNNNNNNNNNNNNNNNNNNNNNNNNNNNNNNNNNNNNNNNNNNNNNNNNNNNNNNNNNNNNNNNNNNNNNNNNNNNNNNNNNNNNNNNNNNNNNNNNNNNNNNNNNNNNNNNNNNNNNNNNNNNNNNNNNNNNNNNNNNNNNNNNNNNNNNNNNNNNNNNNNNNNNNNNNNNNNNNNNNNNNNNNNNNNNNNNNNNNNNNNNNNNNNNNNNNNNNNNNNNNNNNNNNNNNNNNNNNNNNNNNNNNNNNNNNNNNNNNNNNNNNNNNNNNNNNNNNNNNNNNNNNNNNNNNNNNNNNNNNNNNNNNNNNNNNNNNNNNNNNNNNNNNNNNNNNNNNNNNNNNNNNNNNNNNNNNNNNNNNNNNNNNNNNNNNNNNNNNNNNNNNNNNNNNNNNNNNNNNNNNNNNNNNNNNNNNNNNNNNNNNNNNNNNNNNNNNNNNNNNNNNNNNNNNNNNNNNNNNNNNNNNNNNNNNNNNNNNNNNNNNNNNNNNNNNNNNNNNNNNNNNNNNNNNNNNNNNNNNNNNNNNNNNNNNNNNNNNNNNNNNNNNNNNNNNNNNNNNNNNNNNNNNNNNNNNNNNNNNNNNNNNNNNNNNNNNNNNNNNNNNNNNNNNNNNNNNNNNNNNNNNNNNNNNNNNNNNNNNNNNNNNNNNNNNNNNNNNNNNNNNNNNNNNNNNNNNNNNNNNNNNNNNNNNNNNNNNNNNNNNNNNNNNNNNNNNNNNNNNNNNNNNNNNNNNNNNNNNNNNNNNNNNNNNNNNNNNNNNNNNNNNNNNNNNNNNNNNNNNNNNNNNNNNNNNNNNNNNNNNNNNNNNNNNNNNNNNNNNNNNNNNNNNNNNNNNNNNNNNNNNNNNNNNNNNNNNNNNNNNNNNNNNNNNNNNNNNNNNNNNNNNNNNNNNNNNNNNNNNNNNNNNNNNNNNNNNNNNNNNNNNNNNNNNNNNNNNNNNNNNNNNNNNNNNNNNNNNNNNNNNNNNNNNNNNNNNNNNNNNNNNNNNNNNNNNNNNNNNNNNNNNNNNNNNNNNNNNNNNNNNNNNNNNNNNNNNNNNNNNNNNNNNNNNNNNNNNNNNNNNNNNNNNNNNNNNNNNNNNNNNNNNNNNNNNNNNNNNNNNNNNNNNNNNNNNNNNNNNNNNNNNNNNNNNNNNNNNNNNNNNNNNNNNNNNNNNNNNNNNNNNNNNNNNNNNNNNNNNNNNNNNNNNNNNNNNNNNNNNNNNNNNNNNNNNNNNNNNNNNNNNNNNNNNNNNNNNNNNNNNNNNNcacacacacagagagagagagagagagagagacagagacagagacagagagagacagagagagagagacagagatagagagacagagagagagagacagagagagagagagagagagatcagcctTAAAGCTCTATGAACCTTCCCCCACCAGCAGCTGATGCTGGAGCTCTGGCAACTCACCAAAGCTTGTCTGAACTGgctactttttcttttcccctgatNNNNNNNNNNNNNNNNNNNNNNNNNNNNNNNNNNNNNNNNNNNNNNNNNNNNNNNNNNNNNNNNNNNNNNNNNNNNNNNNNNNNNNNNNNNNNNNNNNNNNNNNNNNNNNNNNNNNNNNNNNNNNNNNNNNNNNNNNNNNNNNNNNNNNNNNNNNNNNNNNNNNNNNNNNNNNNNNNNNNNNNNNNNNNNNNNNNNNNNNNNNNNNNNNNNNNNNNNNNNNNNNNNNNNNNNNNNNNNNNNNNNNNNNNNNNNNNNNNNNNNNNNNNNNNNNNNNNNNNNNNNNNNNNNNNNNNNNNNNNNNNNNNNNNNNNNNNNNNNNNNNNNNNNNNNNNNNNNNNNNNNNNNNNNNNNNNNNNNNNNNNNNNNNNNNNNNNNNNNNNNNNNNNNNNNNNNNNNNNNNNNNNNNNNNNNNNNNNNNNNNNNNNNNNNNNNNNNNNNNNNNNNNNNNNNNNNNNNNNNNNNNNNNNNNTGCatgataatatttttgaaattcaatGCAGGCATGTCTGGAAATATGGAAGGCTTGCCTCTTAGAATATGTGCACTTCCTCTTTGGAATTCTGCCTCATATATAGCATAAGCAAAGCCTGGCAGACATTGGAATATGGCACAAGACAGGAGAACAGAATGAAAAGAGAACCTTTAGAAATTATGAACTTAAAACACAGAACTCAGTTTTTAATTGCACCATGAATTGATTGCAAGACGAAAACCCCAAGCTCACAGGAGAATATGAAATTGTCAGAGGAATCATGGATGACTCCTTCCTATACTTAACAATAATTTCCTTCATAATGTGGCTTCCTTTGGTAAGTAAAAAGAATTACTTTCAAATTCTCCTTTAAATCCCTTTACCCCAAAGAAGCCCCTTTGGCATTAGAAAGGTCACCAGGAAAACACTGAAATCACAAAAAGAACCAGGTAAGTAAGTTAAGTAAGTACCAGAATAAGAGCCTGATTTACACCATGAATACCCTGGCTCGCAGAACTGTCCTCCATAAAGTGGATAGCTCCCACTTTCACTACACCCTGCTCTTCTCTGATCATGTGTTGCTGGCTTTCTACCACATATGCAATAGCAATGCTTGTTGTTACAAACTCCTCTGCAAGTACAGTTCCTGGCATTGTACAACCTAAAGACAATGGTAGAAGCTAGTGTGTGAATTCAGCACCTAAAACACCCCAGCATTGTGGTAGCTTCTGGCATCAACTTTAAACTCATCACAGTGTCCccattggaggagttagagaaaggactgaaggagctgaaggggtttgcagccctatagaaagcacaataatatcaaccaaccagagctcccagagtctaaactaccaaccagtgagtacacatggagggatccatggctccagccacataggtagcagaggttggccttgttggccatcaatgggagaagtggcccttggtcctgtaaaggcttgatgccctagtgtggTGGAATAtgagggtggtgaggcaggagtggtgggTGGGCAAGAGCATACcctcagaagcaggaggaaggggaatgggatagagggtttcggGGGAGGGCAAaggtgaaatcaggaaaggggataacatatgaaatgttaataaataaaatattcaataaaaaaagaaaacagaaaaaccataGAAACACAATGCTAATTCCCCAGTCATTTTATTTCAAGATGAAATTCTCAGATTTGTGAACAGTAACACATCATTGACAGTTTCTTGTGGTAATTGACATGGATTTTGTCCATTGTGTGGTTTCAATTATTTTGGTATGAAGTAAATTATTTGTTAAGAGTAGGTTGTTGGGTCTCTTCTTTAGTTTCTGGAACAAACACTGCTCTTAAAATTGCCCCCAAAAGAATCGAAGTCAAGATAAGAAGCATGCGAATCCCTAAAATGACTATTAGCCTGTTGACACTCACACGTAATTCGGCTCGAAGACTTTTCTCAGTGGTAGGTGGAGGACCACTGTCTACACTACCACCTGTTCCTCTTTGTATACAATGTGGTGGTTGCCACCCGTGAACACAGTGGCAGTTGCCTTTGTTGTTACACACCCCTCTGAAGTTACACATACTAATGTTGCaattaaaattcaaagaattatGAGAAACACATCTCTGACCTTTACAGAATTTGCCAGGGCCACAGTTTGCACCATCCACTACAAGCCCCATTTCTGGAATTTCTGTCCCATGGTGTGCATCATACCCAAAGCATTGTTCTTCTTTAACATCTGGAACCTTTATGTGATAAAAGGTGGTGTGCTCACCTCCACCAGGAATACGACTGACACCATCACAGTGGATTAGTCCACAAAACACATCCTCCGGTTGACATGGGAGAGGTCCACTTCCACCTCGTTTGATTTTAACACCACAGTTTCCAAATCGATCACCTCTGGAATTTAATTCTCTATAGCATGCTGGTGAAGCATCCTTTACTTGGTATCCAAAAAGAGCTTGACACTGCAAGTGACGGTCGCTACAGTTTCCTAACACGCAAACTGCTAGTGGAGAACAAGGAGTTCCATCCATGATGTAAACATTTCCTGGGCAATTCTCTGAGATTCCACTACAGAATTCTGGAAGATCACAAATACCAAGTTTGTCTCTGCATATCGTTCCAGTGGGTGCAAATTTACAAGATTCACAGCAACCTCCTGAAGCACACGCGCTGCCCTGAATTAACTCACAATTGGTTCCACAACACAAGTTAGACAAACAGTCCTTAAAAGATCCACAGTCGCATTGCTCCCTGTCTTCCACTACCTTATTTCCACAACGAGGAACTGCATATTTTAAATCCTTATATGTAGAAAGCTGTGAGCTAAGGCAAGGGTCCCAACCATGGATCCTCCTATGTATCATAGAATGAGAACAATTGCTCATCATATCCTGAAGAGTAGGAAATTCATCCATGAGACAACTGCTCCTTCTGAAACAAACACAGCCTGGAGTATCATGTGTTAAATTCAACATGTGACCCAGTGCATGAGCCATGAAAGATCCAGCCAGAAATAAATGGTTATTtcctacatatgtatataatactcCCCAGTTGGGGTTGCAAAATCCATTCTGAATGCTTGCATAATCTGTGTTTCCATGTTTTGTTGATGTGATAAGAGCTGAAGCGGCTTGGAAAAAATCCCCATAAAATCTTTCTATCCAATACCCAAACATTTCCATAAGTAGGTGAGTATTAGACAGATAGCCACCTACGCCAAAGTGGTCATAATCGTTCCAAATACATAGAACACGAACAAACACAATGAAACCATGTGGTCTATATATGCTATCTGCTATGTTGTTCATAACCAATATTAACTCAACTGAGGCAGTTTCGTTGCGCCCAATTTGTAGGTATAATGTGTGAGTCACTGTGTAGTGAATTTTTATACCTTTCACATGTACACGCCACAGATATACGGGGGCTGCTCTGGGACTTCCAGCAAGCTTAGTCTCTTCAAGGAGAACACTTGTCTCTGCCATAATCTCATCATTTCTACACTTTTTAGATTTATGTGACCTTTCATCCACCACAAGCAGAGAAATTACATGNNNNNNNNNNNNNNNNNNNNNNNNNNNNNNNNNNNNNNNNNNNNNNNNNNNNNNNNNNNNNNNNNNNNNNNNNNNNNNNNNNNNNNNNNNNNNNNNNNNNNNNNNNNNNNNNNNNNNNNNNNNNNNNNNNNNNNNNNNNNNNNNNNNNNNNNNNNNNNNNNNNNNNNNNNNNNNNNNNNNNNNNNNNNNNNNNNNNNNNNNNNNNNNNNNNNNNNNNNNNNNNNNNNNNNNNNNNNNNNNNNNNNNNNNNNNNNNNNNNNNNNNNNNNNNNNNNNNNNNNNNNNNNNNNNNNNNNNNNNNNNNNNNNNNNNNNNNNNNNNNNNNNNNNNNNNNNNNNNNNNNNNNNNNNNNNNNNNNNNNNNNNNNNNNNNNNNNNNNNNNNNNNNNNNNNNNNNNNNNNNNNNNNNNNNNNNNNNNNNNNNNNNNNNNNNNNNNNNNNNNNNNNNNNNNNNNNNNNNNNNNNNNNNNNNNNNNNNNNNNNNNNNNNNNNNNNNNNNNNNNNNNNNNNNNNNNNNNNNNNNNNNNNNNNNNNNNNNNNNNNNNNNNNNNNNNNNNNNNNNNNNNNNNNNNNNNNNNNNNNNNNNNNNNNNNNNNNNNNNNNNNNNNNNNNNNNNNNNNNNNNNNNNNNNNNNNNNNNNNNNNNNNNNNNNNNNNNNNNNNNNNNNNNNNNNNNNNNNNNNNNNNNNNNNNNNNNNNNNNNNNNNNNNNNNNNNNNNNNNNNNNNNNNNNNNNNNNNNNNNNNNNNNNNNNNNNNNNNNNNNNNNNNNNNNNNNNNNNNNNNNNNNNNNNNNNNNNNNNNNNNNNNNNNNNNNNNNNNNNNNNNNNNNNNNNNNNNNNNNNNNNNNNNNNNNNNNNNNNNNNNNNNNNNNNNNNNNNNNNNNNNNNNNNNNNNNNNNNNNNNNNNNNNNNNNNNNNNNNNNNNNNNNNNNNNNNNNNNNNNNNNNNNNNNNNNNNNNNNNNNNNNNNNNNNNNNNNNNNNNNNNNNNNNNNNNNNNNNNNNNNNNNNNNNNNNNNNNNNNNNNNNNNNNNNNNNNNNNNNNNNNNNNNNNNNNNNNNNNNNNNNNNNNNNNNNNNNNNNNNNNNNNNNNNNNNNNNNNNNNNNNNNNNNNNNNNNNNNNNNNNNNNNNNNNNNNNNNNNNNNNNNNNNNNNNNNNNNNNNNNNNNNNNNNNNNNNNNNNNNNNNNNNNNNNNNNNNNNNNNNNNNNNNNNNNNNNNNNNNNNNNNNNNNNNNNNNNNNNNNNNNNNNNNNNNNNNNNNNNNNNNNNNNNNNNNNNNNNNNNNNNNNNNNNNNNNNNNNNNNNNNNNNNNNNNNNNNNNNNNNNNNNNNNNNNNNNNNNNNNNNNNNNNNNNNNNNNNNNNNNNNNNNNNNNNNNNNNNNNNNNNNNNNNNNNNNNNNNNNNNNNNNNNNNNNNNNNNNNNNNNNNNNNNNNNNNNNNNNNNNNNNNNNNNNNNNNNNNNNNNNNNNNNNNNNNNNNNNNNNNNNNNNNNNNNNNNNNNNNNNNNNNNNNNNNNNNNNNNNNNNNNNNNNNNNNNNNNNNNNNNNNNNNNNNNNNNNNNNGCTTTTGATTTCTGGCAATTTAATTCTCTACTACTAGTCTGTAGCCAGAAGATGATGACTTATGGCAACTTAATTGTCTCTTGCCATTCTGGGGCCAAAAAGGATGGCTTCTAGAAATGAACTCTTGCTGATAGCAGCAGGGAAACTAAGAAAACTTAGTTTCTtagattcttttctctttgactcaAGGGCCTCTCTCACTAGAATGGTAGGAAACTCAGAGTTCATTAAAGAAAgtcaggcacacagacacacacacacacacacacacacacacacacgcacactggaTGAAGCAGAAAACCTCTACACTGccactttcttgtctttcttagGTTTTATACCCTCTCCAGAAATAGATCACATGGTTTTCTAAGCACTTTTACATTCCATAAGTTCAAAATAAGTTTAAACTAGTTCATGTCATAGATCAATAATGTTTAAAGAGCTAAAGAAGAATTTTTTACATGTCTGTCCATGAAGACTAGTACCTAACTATTTTCTGGCTCCACAAgttcattataaatttaaaaaaaaatagtttttatgtcAGAAGTTAGAGCAATTTTGTCAGGAGACATATGAGCTGTCTTGtaccttattatttttatgtcttatatAGATGGACTAGTCCATCAtttactttctgttcttttacCTACTATTAATTGTCCAGTCCCAGTTTATGACATTTAGTTAACAGACAGTGGCCTCATTCCTAACCTAAAAGGGATGTTTTCCTAGATTGTAAATTTATTCCAAGTCTCTTTCCTCTCTAGTGCAATTAGCCCatgacacatgaaggtttacagaACTCTATGTGCAGCTTTTATTCTATAGGGGCGTGAGATTGCTTGTATCAATTTAGGGAGTTTATAAAACCATgatcaggaattatgaaatcatcaattcaTCTAAAAAGCTTTACTACATGAAACTACATCTTCCTATAGATTCTGAAGGAGATCTTCCAAAGAGAGTAGATAAATGCAGGGGTCTGCCCTGGCGGGGGCCTtgtttcttgttggtt is a window from the Mastomys coucha isolate ucsf_1 unplaced genomic scaffold, UCSF_Mcou_1 pScaffold6, whole genome shotgun sequence genome containing:
- the LOC116079869 gene encoding disintegrin and metalloproteinase domain-containing protein 29-like — encoded protein: ISLLVVDERSHKSKKCRNDEIMAETSVLLEETKLAGSPRAAPVYLWRVHVKGIKIHYTVTHTLYLQIGRNETASVELILVMNNIADSIYRPHGFIVFVRVLCIWNDYDHFGVGGYLSNTHLLMEMFGYWIERFYGDFFQAASALITSTKHGNTDYASIQNGFCNPNWGVLYTYVGNNHLFLAGSFMAHALGHMLNLTHDTPGCVCFRRSSCLMDEFPTLQDMMSNCSHSMIHRRIHGWDPCLSSQLSTYKDLKYAVPRCGNKVVEDREQCDCGSFKDCLSNLCCGTNCELIQGSACASGGCCESCKFAPTGTICRDKLGICDLPEFCSGISENCPGNVYIMDGTPCSPLAVCVLGNCSDRHLQCQALFGYQVKDASPACYRELNSRGDRFGNCGVKIKRGGSGPLPCQPEDVFCGLIHCDGVSRIPGGGEHTTFYHIKVPDVKEEQCFGYDAHHGTEIPEMGLVVDGANCGPGKFCKGQRCVSHNSLNFNCNISMCNFRGVCNNKGNCHCVHGWQPPHCIQRGTGGSVDSGPPPTTEKSLRAELRVSVNRLIVILGIRMLLILTSILLGAILRAVFVPETKEETQQPTLNK